Genomic segment of Arachis hypogaea cultivar Tifrunner chromosome 16, arahy.Tifrunner.gnm2.J5K5, whole genome shotgun sequence:
AATACTCCATGCTCTCTTTCAATTCTGTCATTAATtaagaagaaaatatattttttatctttaaaatttaccaaaatgtttaaaaatattcctaaattttattttattttaattttatttttaaaattttttatttgtatcaaatatacctcctaatagttaaatttttaaaaaatttaaaaccaatctCGTAATATTTTGTGATAATTATATTTGATTTGCTTATATCAAAAATTGTTCTTGTGAAATTATTgttaaattaattctaattttcttaaaaattagttatcagaaatatatttaatacaaatcgaaaaatttttagacaaaattaaaataaaataaaatttaaaaatatttttaaaaattttaacaaatttaaaagacaaaaaatatactttattcattaattaattaaggtCTTCTTATTTTAGTATTGttacttatttaatttagtttatatATATGTCAATGATTATGGATCACGTATGTGTATCGTTGCGCGCCGTGATCATTGGGGCATTCCCTTGTATATGTCCACTAATAATTAACAAGTTAATAACTTAGTGACTAATGTGTACAAAGAAGTAGGAAGTAATGGTGGTTGGGTCAACTCCTCATGATGACATGTACTCCCTCTTTAGCTAGATAACACCGTACCATGCATGTTGCTGGTGTGTATATGTAGCATTAACTCcatggttaattattattcataataTAATGAATCATGTGTATGTGGTGGGTGACTGTTTCTAACCAGAATAATATAGCTAGCTAGTGTGAACATAATGATCTCAACCCATGAAGAAAATTCCCACACTAGCTAGTAGGAGTGGaataacaattatatatattaataataatagtaataataagtgGTGGTTGGTTATTACTATATTAAGAGGTAAAAATTAGTAACCATAAGCTGTGCCTGGTAGAAGCAAAACAAgccaattaataattaagaaattgAAATAACAGAAAACACAACCACACACACTACAGATATGTTATTGTATGTTAATTTATTTAGGTATAGTTAGAATTAGAAGCTGTGTGTGGTTCCAGGCTTGCAAAGCAATCCTTCCAGAGAGGAATCGTTGATAAAAAGTAATGGGTTTGCTTCAAAGCCAACCGAATCTCACTCGTGTCCTCGCCTCCTCATACTTAACAATGCATCTTTCTCTCTCATTCAATTCAACACTTGACACCACCACCTGTaatcacacacatatatataactAACTAACTTCCAAGGTTGGAAACGCAACTCTGGCAGACACTGAGTTACTGTTAAAGAAAGCCCCTTTTCTCACACCAACCAATTATATTAACTCCATCATCCCATCCCACTCTTTTCAATTCATTATTCATTCTCTCTAATTAACAACAATATGGAGCAGCAGGTGGAAGAGGAACATGTGGTGCGCAGcaacaaaaataacaataatgatcACATGCAAATTATGATGAAGGGCAAGCGCACCAAGCGTCAGAGGCTACCTTCCCCACTTAGGTTAGCTATGGCCATgccttcttcaacctcttcaaCCTCCTCTTTCGGTTTGGATACCCCAACAACAACCGCAAGAACAGAAGATGAGGATAATAACGACGAAGACATGGCGAATTGCTTGATCCTCTTGGCTCAAGGCGGCGGAGGCCGGGGAACCCGCCATAATAACAAGAAAGAAAGCATATTCAACCTTTACGATTGCAAGACTTGTAACCGAAGCTTCCCTTCCTTCCAAGCTTTGGGAGGACACAGAGCCAGCCACAAGAAGCCCAAGATCTTAACAAACAGTAGTAGTGTTATTACCACACAAGAGAATTACAATAATGACCCTACAAGCACCGCCCTTACCTTGCAAATATCAAACAGCTCCTTGTACTGCCGCAGCATCACCACCACCAAAACAACGACCGTCATGGAAACCACTGCTCCTATTTCCAAAGCAAGTAAGGTTCACGAATGTTCCATTTGCGGTGCCGAATTCACCTCTGGCCAAGCCTTGGGTGGTCATATGAGGAGGCACAGGGGTTTGTTGACCGTTTCTTCCGCCACAGCggcaaccacaaccaccaccactaCAACTACATCATCATCTATTAGTGGTGCAAATGCTGATCATCAAGagaccaagaacaataataataatgtcaaCAAGAATATTTTGAAGCTGGATCTCAATCTTCCGGCACCGGAAGATGATCATCACAACAGGGTACCAAAGTTCTCTTTCCAGTCCAAAGAGAAAGTTATTGTGTTCTCTTCTGCAGCTTCTCTCGTAGATTGCCATTATTAGATTGTTCATAATAATATATAGCCTCACTCCGATCCTCTCTATCATTGATTAAGTGTTCAGTTATATTGACATTTCTTAACTCTTTCATATTGTCCATTTGTCGTTATTTTCACTCCATTAACCCTTGTATACATTCAATGATTCTTTCagttaatattcaaaattaatttgAACTTTTATTCAGACTCTGGTTTTGAAATATATACTTACGTGCACAATTTATTCCTCTTATATTCATTGTATATATTGGTTTGAGAAATTCTTTAGTACCATGTTTTTGGTTCGACAATTAGAAGGAATCTAAGTATAGGGAGAGCAACGGAGATACAAGATAGATACTTCATAtgaatttctctttgtttttagtcTCAATAAAATCATGTCATCCATATTTAAACTTTATTATTATGAATTTTATTAAATTGGTCAACGAGTGAAATGTCATATATATATAacgattttttatatattttttatatcttctacttttcatattaaaaattattaatcaaagataaaaaattttgtttttagtatatataataaaaagCATACAAACATCATTTTTCATTATTAAAATAACCTTCCGCTAAGATATTAGAATAAAGGTTGTAAATCAGGTATCGGTGAGTGAAGGATTAATGCACATATGAGATATGGACGATGTTAACGAGATAATATTTAAGATTATTTTATGTAACatgatatttaaaattttatacatattggtacacgaaattgtgatctctggtaatggctccaaaaacttggtgctctaatcttaattcataatttgtcacaactttgatacaactaaccagtaagtgcactgggtcgtccaagtaataaaaccttacgtgagtaagggtcgatcccacggagattgtcggcttgaagcaagctatggtcaccttgtaaatctcagtcagacggatatcaaatggttatggagttttcgaataataataataaataaacagaaaataaagatagaaatacttatgtaaattattggtgagaatttcagataagcgtatagagatgctttcgttcctctgaacctctgctttcctgctgtcttcatccaaccaatcctactcctttccatggcaagttgtatgttaggcatcaccgttgtcaatggctacatcttgtcctctcaatgaaaatggtccaatgcgctgtcactgcatggctaatcatctgtcggttctcgatcatactggaataggatccattgatccttttgcgtctgtcactacgcccagcactcgcgagtttgaagctcgtcacagccatcccttcccagatccgatcctactcgaaataccacagacaaggtttagaccttccagatctcaggaatggctatccatgggttctaacttataccacgaagacactaatagctcggactcggtcccctgtattagatatccaagagatatccattcaatctaaggtagaacggaagtggttgtcaggcacgcgttcgtagggaatgatgatgattgtcacattcatcatattcatgttgaagtgcgaatgaatatcttagaagcggaataagttgaattgaatagaaaatagtagtaattgcattaattcatgaggaacagtagagctccacaccttaatctatggagtgtagaaactctaccctTGAAAATAGATAAGTgataaggttcaggcatggccgaatggccagcccccaaacgtgatcagtagatcaaaagataatccaaagatgaaaatataatagtaagaagtcctatttatactaaactagttactagggtttacagaagtaagtaattgatgcataaatccactttcgggacccacttggtgtgtgcttgggctgagcttgaagtttacacgtgcagaggcttcttttggagttgaacgccaagttgtaacgtgtttttggcgttcaactctggttcgtgacgtgtttctggcgtttaactccagactacagcgcagaactggcgttcaacgcccttttgcatcgtctaaactcggccaaagtatggactattatatatttctggaaagccttggatgtctactttcgaacggaATTAGAAGCGTACCATTttaagttctatagctccagaaaatccactttgagtgcagggaggtcagaatccaacagcatcatcagtccttcttcaacctctgaatctgatttttgctcaagtccctcaatttcagccagaaaatacctgaaatcacagaaaaacacacaaactcatagtaaagtccagaaatgtgaatttaacataaaaactaataaaaacatccctaaaagtaactagatcctactaaaaacatactaaaaataatgccaaaaagcgtataaattatccgctcaacacaacaccaaacttaaattgttgcttgtccccaagcaactgaaaatcaaataggataaaaagaagagaatatactataaattcaaaaatatcaatgaaacatagctccaatcagatgagcgggacttgtagctttttgcctcttgaatagttttggcatctcactttatccattgaagttcagaataattggcatctataagaactcagagttcagatagtgttattgattctcctagttcaatgtgttgattcttgaacacagctactttatgagtcttggccgtggccctaagcactttgttttccagtattaccaccggatacataaatgccacagacacataactgggtgaaccttttcagattgtgactcagctttgctaaagtccccaattagacgtgtccagggttcttaagcacactcttttttttttgctttggaccttgactttaacagctcagtctcaagttttcacttgacaccttcacgccacaagcacatggttagggacagcttggtttagccgcttaggccaggattttattcctttaggccctcctatccactgatgctcaaagccttgggatcctttttatttacccttgccttttggttttaagggttattggctttttgctcttgccttttggttttaagagcttttggctttttctgcttgctttttctttttctttctatttttttttttgccattttttttctgcaagcttttgtattcactgctttttcttgcttcaagaatcatttttatgatttttcagattatcaaataacatgtctccttgtcatcattctttcaagagccaacatatttaacattcttaaacatcaaattcaaaagacatatgcactattcaagcattcattcagaaaacaaaaagtattgtcaccacatcaatataattaaactaagttcaaggataaattcgaaactcatgtacttcttgttcttttgaattaaaaacatttttcatttaagagaggtgatggattcatattcactactttaaggcatagacacttagatactaataatcatataattagacacaaacatagataaacatttaacataagaaaacgaaaaacataaaatttaagaacaaggaatgagtccaccttagtgatggtggcatttccttcttgaggaaccaatgatgttgtaacaacccaattttcagtacgcctaggatataccagaaactgagtgctaccaatttgtcatcctaattattatctattatttattatatgagcctgattcgttgttagaagcatagttagttagcgaggtacttttttttttaaaaatatttagactaataaacagaatcatttataatcaattcacaaataataacagataaaacagttacaaacaaccacacataaatgcATCACAAGTaattgacaacattcggt
This window contains:
- the LOC112754282 gene encoding zinc finger protein ZAT5-like, whose amino-acid sequence is MEQQVEEEHVVRSNKNNNNDHMQIMMKGKRTKRQRLPSPLRLAMAMPSSTSSTSSFGLDTPTTTARTEDEDNNDEDMANCLILLAQGGGGRGTRHNNKKESIFNLYDCKTCNRSFPSFQALGGHRASHKKPKILTNSSSVITTQENYNNDPTSTALTLQISNSSLYCRSITTTKTTTVMETTAPISKASKVHECSICGAEFTSGQALGGHMRRHRGLLTVSSATAATTTTTTTTTSSSISGANADHQETKNNNNNVNKNILKLDLNLPAPEDDHHNRVPKFSFQSKEKVIVFSSAASLVDCHY